In a genomic window of Aggregatimonas sangjinii:
- the udk gene encoding uridine kinase gives MLIIGIAGGTGCGKTTVVNQIINELPSGEVGVISQDSYYNDLSELTLEERRKTNFDHPKSIDFELLEKHLVQLRDGKSIEQPVYSFLECNRTEKTIPTHPSKVMIVEGILILTNARIRDMFDIKIFVHADSDERLIRRLKRDVNERGWNLDETLDKYLTNIKPMHEQFIEPSKEFADIIIPNNKYNTVAVDIVRTIITDKLA, from the coding sequence ATGCTGATTATCGGAATTGCTGGAGGAACCGGCTGCGGAAAAACGACCGTCGTCAACCAAATCATCAACGAGCTTCCCTCGGGCGAAGTGGGTGTGATTTCACAGGATTCCTATTACAACGATCTTTCAGAACTAACGCTCGAAGAACGTCGTAAGACCAATTTCGACCATCCAAAGTCCATAGATTTTGAACTGTTGGAAAAGCACCTTGTTCAGCTTCGCGATGGAAAATCAATTGAACAGCCCGTATATTCTTTTTTGGAATGCAACCGCACGGAAAAAACCATTCCGACACACCCCAGCAAGGTCATGATCGTTGAGGGTATTTTAATCCTTACCAATGCCCGAATACGTGATATGTTCGATATCAAGATATTCGTTCATGCCGATTCGGATGAGCGTTTGATCCGGCGTTTGAAACGCGATGTAAATGAACGTGGCTGGAACCTTGATGAGACACTGGACAAATATTTGACAAACATTAAACCAATGCACGAGCAGTTTATCGAACCGTCAAAAGAGTTTGCCGATATCATCATCCCGAATAATAAGTACAACACCGTTGCCGTTGATATCGTACGTACCATTATTACTGATAAATTAGCATAA
- a CDS encoding rhomboid family intramembrane serine protease, whose amino-acid sequence MGNGGLRYQYSRLNIAEKLIVITVSVFIVNGLLPFLFRWDPIVIEQWFRLPSNLGDFLGKPWSLVTYAFFHGGFGHIFWNMLILYFFARIFFNLFDSKRFINVYFLGIIAGGLLFMAGYNVFPAFFKQNAVLIGASAGVRAIMIFICAYLPNQEVRLIFFNVKLWYIGVFVIVMDLIQMPIGNAGGQLAHLGGALLGYVYARQLVQGNDIGSGFSKFLDSMAGLFQKKEKKAPMKTVYRKENTKAAQPDYGKEANQRKIDAILDKISKSGYESLSKAEKDFLFKAGKED is encoded by the coding sequence ATGGGGAACGGAGGATTACGATATCAGTACAGTAGATTGAACATTGCCGAGAAGCTTATAGTGATTACCGTTTCGGTGTTTATCGTGAATGGGCTGTTGCCTTTTCTTTTTCGGTGGGACCCCATAGTTATAGAACAATGGTTCCGGCTTCCTAGCAATCTAGGCGATTTTTTGGGCAAACCATGGTCATTGGTCACCTATGCATTTTTTCACGGTGGGTTTGGCCATATTTTTTGGAATATGCTCATTCTGTATTTCTTCGCACGTATTTTCTTTAATCTCTTTGACAGCAAGCGTTTTATCAACGTATATTTTTTGGGAATCATAGCAGGCGGACTTCTCTTTATGGCAGGCTACAATGTATTTCCGGCCTTTTTTAAGCAAAATGCCGTGTTGATAGGTGCCTCTGCCGGGGTAAGGGCTATTATGATTTTTATCTGCGCCTATTTGCCGAATCAGGAGGTACGGCTTATCTTCTTTAACGTAAAGCTGTGGTATATTGGTGTTTTTGTTATTGTGATGGACTTGATACAAATGCCCATTGGCAATGCCGGGGGACAGTTGGCCCATTTGGGCGGAGCGTTATTGGGCTATGTCTATGCCCGGCAATTGGTTCAAGGCAATGATATTGGCTCCGGATTTTCCAAATTTTTGGATAGTATGGCAGGGCTCTTTCAGAAGAAGGAGAAAAAAGCCCCGATGAAAACGGTGTATCGAAAAGAAAACACGAAAGCCGCCCAGCCTGATTATGGAAAAGAAGCCAACCAGCGAAAAATCGATGCGATTTTGGACAAAATCAGCAAATCGGGTTACGAAAGCCTATCCAAAGCTGAAAAGGACTTTTTGTTCAAGGCGGGTAAAGAAGATTAG
- a CDS encoding DUF6122 family protein, whose product MFRELIHYGIHFIVPVLIGVLFFKQNRVKVILILWAGILIDIDHLWANPIFDSNRCSIDYHPLHSYWAIAVYLSLLSLRKTRVLGIALVLHIIADVTDCYLLFLQSK is encoded by the coding sequence ATGTTTAGGGAGCTGATACACTACGGTATCCATTTTATTGTTCCGGTGCTTATCGGGGTCCTATTTTTCAAGCAAAACCGGGTAAAAGTAATTCTTATTCTTTGGGCAGGTATATTAATCGATATCGATCATCTTTGGGCGAACCCTATTTTCGACTCGAATCGCTGTAGTATTGATTACCATCCCTTACATTCCTATTGGGCGATAGCTGTTTACCTCAGCCTTCTATCACTTCGAAAAACACGTGTTTTAGGAATAGCCCTCGTCTTACATATTATAGCGGATGTTACGGACTGTTACCTCCTATTCCTCCAATCGAAATGA
- the dapB gene encoding 4-hydroxy-tetrahydrodipicolinate reductase, whose product MNIALFGYGKMGKMIETLAVRRGHQIVATIDVDTVDIDFARMDVAIDFSMPDSAFGNISKCLEHQVPIISGTTGWLADFDKAVQLCDEKDGAFIYASNFSLGVNVFFELNRQLAKMMAQLKQYSISMEEIHHTQKLDAPSGTAITLAEGILDHTDYAAWKLGDAAENEIPIHSKRIGTVPGTHTVDYSSAVDSIEIKHTAHNREGFALGAIIAAEWLVGKTGVFTMKDVLGL is encoded by the coding sequence ATGAATATAGCGTTATTCGGTTATGGGAAAATGGGGAAAATGATCGAAACCCTAGCCGTAAGAAGAGGACACCAGATCGTTGCAACGATAGATGTCGATACAGTCGATATCGATTTCGCACGAATGGATGTCGCTATAGACTTTAGCATGCCCGATTCGGCATTTGGGAACATCAGCAAGTGTTTGGAACATCAGGTCCCGATAATCAGTGGGACAACGGGATGGTTGGCCGATTTTGATAAAGCGGTGCAATTGTGTGATGAAAAGGACGGTGCCTTTATTTACGCCTCCAATTTTAGCCTCGGGGTAAACGTTTTTTTTGAACTGAATCGGCAGCTCGCCAAAATGATGGCGCAATTAAAACAGTATAGCATTTCGATGGAGGAAATTCATCATACCCAGAAACTGGATGCCCCAAGCGGTACGGCAATTACTTTGGCAGAGGGCATTTTAGACCATACCGATTACGCCGCGTGGAAACTGGGTGATGCAGCCGAGAATGAAATTCCGATTCACTCCAAACGCATCGGTACGGTACCGGGTACCCATACGGTCGATTACTCCAGCGCTGTCGATAGTATAGAGATAAAACATACGGCACACAACCGTGAAGGTTTTGCATTGGGCGCTATCATCGCCGCCGAATGGCTTGTTGGCAAAACAGGAGTGTTTACCATGAAAGATGTTTTGGGGCTTTAA
- a CDS encoding rhomboid family intramembrane serine protease: MNRLTEAIKHLLIINVLFFVATQLYGDQMYQWFSLWFPQNEYFGFWQVASHMFMHGGFMHIAFNMYALWAFGTPLERMWGRNKFLFFYLSAGLGAALLHTGINYYYFNEGLTTIVNSGISEQEVIDIISSGKYMPDWYNLASQSTIDNFLSAYNTPAVGASGAIYGVLVAYAFSYPEAELMLIFLPVPVKAKYFVPVLLLLDLFSGVTGYGIFGQGIAHFAHIGGAVAGFLIMWFWKKNQFNDKRWN, from the coding sequence ATGAACCGATTGACCGAAGCCATTAAGCACTTATTGATTATAAATGTGCTGTTTTTTGTTGCTACACAGCTTTATGGCGATCAAATGTACCAGTGGTTTTCGTTATGGTTTCCCCAAAATGAATATTTCGGTTTTTGGCAAGTAGCGAGTCATATGTTCATGCACGGAGGGTTCATGCATATCGCATTCAACATGTACGCACTTTGGGCTTTTGGCACCCCTTTGGAGCGAATGTGGGGAAGAAATAAATTCCTGTTTTTCTATTTATCGGCAGGTTTGGGCGCAGCGCTGTTGCACACGGGAATCAACTATTATTATTTCAATGAAGGGTTGACGACGATTGTAAACTCCGGTATTTCGGAGCAAGAAGTCATTGATATCATTTCCTCTGGAAAGTACATGCCCGATTGGTACAATCTAGCTAGCCAGAGTACCATCGATAATTTTTTGAGTGCTTACAATACGCCTGCGGTAGGTGCTTCCGGGGCCATATACGGTGTTTTGGTCGCCTATGCCTTTAGTTATCCTGAAGCTGAACTAATGCTTATTTTTCTGCCGGTGCCTGTAAAAGCGAAGTATTTTGTACCTGTTTTGCTGTTATTGGATTTATTTTCGGGAGTGACAGGTTACGGTATCTTTGGTCAAGGTATCGCGCACTTTGCCCACATAGGAGGTGCGGTCGCCGGTTTTCTTATTATGTGGTTTTGGAAAAAAAATCAATTTAACGACAAACGCTGGAATTAA
- the lepB gene encoding signal peptidase I, with amino-acid sequence MNATQWIIFILIVQVIHFLGTWKLYVKAGRKAWEAAIPVYNAIVLMQIINRPKWWVILLFIPIINLLMFPVIWVETIRSFGRNKLWESWVVILSLGFYIYYVNYALDEKYIEDRSLQPRTGMGEWVSSIVFAVVAATLVHTYFMQPYVIPTGSLERTLRIGDLLFVSKFHYGARTPMTAVAAPMVHDTLPFVGVKSYLNKPKIPYFRLPGLTDIERNDIVVFSWPADTVRQFFIKEKGVKKPIDKKSNYVKRCVGLPGDSLEVRDGYVFINGERLELPDRARPMYDYTIYANKGVSSNLLSKVGVNEFSRTYLISNLTQPQVAIVNQYMRSYEELPDKRLRVTTGNDGFPVDVVRKNGLNITEETGRQRQATLTDEMVKALRNDASIDSVVRIITPKGTRRSNLFPQSPDYSWNYSQLGPIYIPEKGKTVPLNLKVLPLYKKIIRDYEGHEIKVTGNQISLDGTVADSYTFQQDYYWMMGDNRDHSEDSRAWGYVPENHIVGTPVFIWMSFDNFVDAKGQMNKPWKWKPRWDRIFTTVNGEGEPVSYFKYFLIALALYFVGDFLWKKRKKSRQ; translated from the coding sequence ATGAACGCAACACAGTGGATCATTTTTATACTCATCGTACAGGTCATTCATTTTCTGGGTACCTGGAAACTGTATGTCAAAGCGGGTAGAAAGGCTTGGGAAGCCGCAATTCCTGTCTACAACGCCATTGTTTTAATGCAGATCATCAACCGTCCGAAATGGTGGGTCATCCTGCTGTTCATCCCGATCATCAATTTATTGATGTTTCCCGTAATTTGGGTCGAGACCATTCGCAGTTTCGGAAGGAATAAACTCTGGGAAAGCTGGGTTGTCATTCTAAGCTTGGGCTTTTACATTTACTATGTAAATTATGCTCTAGACGAAAAATATATTGAAGACCGGAGTCTTCAACCGCGCACTGGTATGGGGGAATGGGTCAGTTCCATTGTTTTTGCAGTGGTGGCGGCCACCCTGGTACACACCTATTTTATGCAACCGTACGTAATTCCCACGGGATCTTTGGAACGTACCTTACGTATAGGCGATTTATTGTTCGTTAGTAAATTTCACTATGGCGCACGAACCCCGATGACAGCGGTCGCAGCCCCTATGGTGCATGACACCCTACCCTTTGTTGGCGTAAAGTCGTATTTGAACAAACCAAAAATCCCTTATTTCAGATTACCGGGCTTGACCGATATCGAACGCAACGATATTGTCGTATTCAGTTGGCCCGCCGATACCGTACGGCAATTTTTTATAAAGGAAAAAGGGGTAAAGAAACCCATCGATAAGAAATCGAATTATGTAAAGCGCTGTGTGGGCTTGCCCGGAGATTCGTTAGAAGTTCGGGATGGCTACGTTTTCATCAATGGAGAGCGACTTGAACTTCCCGATCGCGCGCGGCCGATGTACGACTATACCATCTATGCGAACAAAGGGGTGTCGTCAAACCTTTTGTCGAAGGTCGGGGTAAACGAGTTCAGCAGAACATACCTCATATCCAACCTTACCCAGCCGCAGGTAGCCATCGTGAATCAGTATATGAGAAGTTATGAGGAATTACCCGATAAACGACTAAGAGTGACTACGGGGAATGATGGATTTCCTGTGGATGTAGTTCGAAAAAACGGCTTGAACATTACCGAGGAGACCGGCCGTCAACGACAAGCGACCCTGACCGATGAGATGGTGAAGGCACTGCGAAACGATGCGAGTATCGATTCTGTGGTGCGCATCATTACACCAAAAGGGACGCGACGAAGCAATCTCTTTCCGCAAAGTCCCGATTATTCTTGGAATTATAGCCAACTAGGGCCCATCTATATTCCGGAAAAAGGCAAGACCGTTCCCTTGAATTTGAAGGTGCTGCCCTTGTACAAAAAAATCATCCGTGACTATGAAGGGCACGAGATAAAAGTCACCGGTAATCAAATAAGTCTGGATGGTACGGTAGCCGATTCGTACACTTTTCAGCAAGATTATTATTGGATGATGGGCGACAACCGCGACCATTCCGAAGATAGCCGCGCTTGGGGCTACGTACCGGAAAATCATATTGTGGGCACCCCGGTTTTTATCTGGATGAGCTTTGACAATTTTGTGGATGCCAAAGGACAAATGAACAAACCATGGAAATGGAAGCCGCGCTGGGATCGCATTTTTACAACGGTTAACGGTGAGGGTGAACCCGTATCGTATTTCAAATATTTTTTAATTGCTCTGGCGCTTTATTTTGTAGGCGATTTTCTGTGGAAGAAACGAAAAAAAAGTAGGCAGTAG
- a CDS encoding WbqC family protein, whose product MSGITRKTKTLVTFVPESNDNVNILLHPSYFPNIATFSALAQHDVCWEMADNYQKQTYRNRCYICNDRGKHILSIPIKHVGGMQGRQKYKDVLIENDYAWQRQHWRTLQTAYRTSPFFEFYEDELAPLFEKEQKFLLDFNLKTIAVICSCLQIPLPQAKTNVYDTAPNELLDARFLIQRKQNLESTFDHYTQVFGERHGFIKNVSTLDLLFNEGTNALTYLKNQNTDFLNV is encoded by the coding sequence ATGTCAGGTATAACAAGGAAAACCAAAACCCTTGTTACCTTTGTACCTGAATCCAATGATAACGTGAACATCCTCCTACATCCCTCCTATTTTCCAAATATTGCGACATTCTCGGCCTTGGCACAACATGATGTTTGCTGGGAAATGGCCGATAACTACCAGAAGCAGACCTATCGTAACCGCTGTTACATTTGTAATGATCGTGGCAAGCATATTCTCAGTATTCCCATTAAGCACGTTGGAGGAATGCAAGGCCGTCAAAAGTATAAGGATGTCCTGATCGAGAACGATTACGCCTGGCAACGGCAACACTGGCGTACTTTACAAACGGCATATCGCACTTCCCCTTTTTTTGAGTTTTATGAGGATGAACTCGCCCCCTTATTTGAAAAAGAGCAAAAATTTTTATTGGATTTTAACCTCAAGACCATAGCTGTAATCTGTTCCTGTTTACAAATACCGCTTCCACAGGCAAAAACCAATGTCTACGACACGGCACCAAATGAACTGCTAGATGCGCGTTTTTTAATCCAACGAAAACAAAATCTCGAGTCTACCTTTGACCACTATACCCAGGTTTTTGGGGAGCGCCATGGTTTTATAAAAAATGTAAGCACTTTAGACCTTCTTTTTAATGAGGGTACCAATGCATTGACCTATTTAAAGAATCAAAACACAGATTTTTTAAATGTTTAG
- a CDS encoding DUF5683 domain-containing protein — MAKHLIVLFFVLASACCVKAQEEKTEEQPEDSLGVNLKEQGIVVQDSIFKKKKVINPLAPSKAAFLSAIFPGMGQVYNKRYWKVPIVYAAIGTGIYVYDLNNEQYNRYRDAFKRRQAGFNDDEFWDFQTPDDGNIPDEPFVPNTALEDAQERFQRDRDLALVVTIILYALNIVDANVDAHLKQFNIDDDLSIDWHPYLNVDPIMTTPNYGMAVVVRF; from the coding sequence GTGGCTAAACACCTCATCGTACTCTTCTTTGTACTAGCTTCCGCTTGTTGTGTAAAGGCACAGGAAGAAAAAACCGAGGAACAGCCCGAGGATTCCCTTGGAGTGAATCTCAAGGAACAAGGTATTGTGGTGCAAGACTCCATTTTTAAAAAAAAGAAGGTCATTAATCCCTTGGCCCCGAGCAAAGCCGCCTTTTTATCCGCTATTTTTCCGGGAATGGGGCAAGTGTACAATAAACGCTATTGGAAAGTACCCATTGTTTACGCAGCGATTGGCACGGGCATATATGTTTACGACCTTAACAACGAACAGTACAATAGGTATCGCGATGCCTTTAAAAGAAGGCAGGCAGGCTTTAACGATGATGAGTTCTGGGATTTTCAAACGCCGGATGACGGTAACATCCCGGACGAACCTTTTGTTCCGAATACAGCTTTGGAAGACGCACAGGAACGTTTTCAGCGTGACCGCGACCTGGCGCTAGTCGTAACCATAATCTTATATGCTCTGAATATTGTTGATGCAAATGTAGACGCACACCTGAAGCAATTTAATATAGATGATGACCTGAGTATCGATTGGCATCCATATCTCAATGTAGACCCGATAATGACCACACCAAATTATGGTATGGCGGTGGTCGTCCGATTTTAA
- a CDS encoding ParB/RepB/Spo0J family partition protein, producing MAKATKKQALGRGLSALLKDPENDIQSVADKNADKVVGNIVELDLEAIEVNPFQPRSNFNDEALSELATSIRELGVIQPITVRKMNFNQYQLVSGERRFRASKLVGLKTIPAYIRIANDQESLEMALVENIQRQDLDPIEIALSYQRLIDEIQLTQEKMSDRVGKKRSTITNYLRLLRLDPIIQTGIRDGFTTMGHGRALVNIEKKEDQIALYERIVGENLSVRETERAVKAYHEKSTPTNTSKSKAKSPAFATSAENELTEHLSAKVAVQATEKGKGKITIPFSTEEEFNRIKKLIISG from the coding sequence ATGGCAAAAGCAACCAAAAAACAAGCATTGGGCCGGGGGTTGTCCGCATTGCTTAAAGATCCGGAAAATGATATTCAGTCCGTTGCCGATAAGAACGCGGATAAGGTCGTAGGCAATATCGTAGAACTCGATTTGGAAGCGATCGAAGTAAACCCCTTTCAACCACGATCTAATTTTAATGATGAAGCCCTTTCCGAATTAGCAACGAGCATCAGGGAACTCGGTGTCATTCAGCCCATTACCGTTCGAAAGATGAATTTCAACCAGTACCAATTGGTTTCCGGGGAGCGAAGGTTCAGAGCATCAAAACTAGTAGGACTCAAAACCATTCCGGCATATATTCGTATTGCGAACGATCAGGAATCCTTGGAAATGGCCCTGGTCGAAAACATTCAACGACAAGACTTAGACCCTATTGAAATTGCATTATCGTACCAACGGTTGATCGACGAGATTCAACTTACGCAGGAGAAAATGAGCGACCGTGTGGGCAAAAAGCGTTCTACGATTACCAATTACCTAAGACTTTTGCGTTTAGACCCCATCATACAGACCGGCATTCGTGATGGCTTTACCACCATGGGCCATGGCCGGGCTTTGGTCAATATAGAAAAGAAGGAGGATCAAATAGCGCTTTACGAGCGAATTGTAGGCGAAAACCTATCCGTGAGGGAGACAGAACGTGCGGTAAAGGCTTATCATGAAAAGTCAACGCCCACTAATACTTCTAAATCAAAGGCTAAAAGTCCTGCTTTTGCGACATCGGCCGAAAACGAATTAACCGAACACCTATCGGCGAAAGTAGCCGTGCAGGCCACTGAGAAAGGAAAAGGGAAAATAACCATCCCCTTTTCTACCGAGGAAGAATTCAATCGAATCAAAAAATTGATCATCAGTGGCTAA
- a CDS encoding endonuclease/exonuclease/phosphatase family protein: MKRLSFFDKILFLINSLLALALLLACLVPFVPADEFPFIAILSLGVPILVGFNLLFLCYWLLRKKRQMVVSLIVLILGYFTVGSFIGFEFSDEGIVEEDLKVMTFNVRKFNRYEAIKRPNVFEETLAFIFAEDPDILCVQEVDYRKREAFKERYPYQHLRYDNYGHKSLMAIFSKYPIVKSNTLDWPNSMNNGCYADILYQKDTIRVYNLHMESLQINPSKEYMVREAKPRLYKSLSRIFKKQSIQAKAFRRHRDSVKYKTIVCGDFNNTQFSNSYRVVKGDMYDTFLEKGNGLGTTYSFLGLPYRIDYILADPSFETVTHKNYDVHFSDHFPVMASFRLEE, from the coding sequence GTGAAACGACTTTCCTTTTTCGATAAAATCCTATTTCTCATCAACTCTCTTTTGGCACTGGCACTGCTGCTTGCCTGTTTGGTGCCATTCGTTCCAGCGGATGAATTTCCCTTTATAGCGATACTTAGTCTGGGGGTGCCGATTCTGGTCGGTTTCAACCTCTTGTTTTTGTGCTATTGGCTATTGCGAAAGAAACGGCAGATGGTAGTTTCGCTCATTGTATTGATTCTTGGCTATTTTACCGTGGGCTCTTTTATCGGATTTGAATTTTCAGACGAAGGGATCGTAGAAGAGGATTTAAAAGTGATGACGTTCAATGTGCGCAAGTTCAACCGCTATGAGGCTATAAAACGACCCAATGTCTTCGAGGAGACTTTAGCTTTTATATTCGCAGAGGACCCTGATATACTTTGTGTGCAAGAGGTAGACTATCGAAAGCGCGAGGCTTTTAAAGAGCGATACCCCTATCAGCATTTACGGTATGATAATTATGGACATAAGTCGTTAATGGCTATTTTTTCCAAATATCCTATAGTGAAATCGAATACGTTGGACTGGCCCAATTCGATGAACAATGGATGTTATGCTGATATTCTGTATCAAAAGGATACGATTCGCGTCTATAATTTGCATATGGAATCGTTACAGATCAACCCTTCTAAGGAATACATGGTGCGGGAGGCGAAGCCGAGGCTCTATAAGAGTTTGAGCAGAATTTTTAAAAAACAATCCATTCAAGCCAAGGCCTTTAGGAGACATCGTGATTCGGTCAAATATAAGACGATTGTTTGCGGCGATTTCAACAATACCCAATTCTCGAATTCGTATCGCGTAGTCAAAGGAGACATGTATGACACCTTTTTGGAAAAAGGGAATGGTTTGGGCACCACCTACAGTTTCCTTGGCCTTCCCTATAGAATCGACTATATTTTAGCGGACCCGTCTTTTGAGACGGTAACGCATAAAAATTATGACGTTCATTTTTCGGATCATTTTCCCGTAATGGCCTCATTTCGATTGGAGGAATAG
- a CDS encoding ParA family protein, giving the protein MGKIIAIANQKGGVGKTTTSVNLAASLGVLEKKVLLIDADPQANATSGLGIAVDEVELGTYQLLEHTKSATETIVKTDSPNVDLIPSHIDLVAIEIELVDKDRREYMMKQAIGELRNSYDYILIDCAPSLGLLTLNALTAADSVIIPIQCEYFALEGLGKLLNTIKSIQKIHNPELDIEGMLLTMFDSRLRLSNQVVEEVRKHFADMVFDTIIQRNVRLSEAPSYGESIIKYDASSKGAKNYLNLANEMMVRNKEKV; this is encoded by the coding sequence ATGGGGAAGATTATCGCAATCGCGAATCAGAAAGGTGGGGTAGGAAAAACGACGACTTCGGTTAATCTAGCTGCGTCTTTGGGCGTTTTGGAAAAGAAAGTGTTATTGATCGATGCCGATCCGCAGGCCAATGCTACATCGGGATTGGGTATTGCCGTAGATGAAGTTGAACTGGGCACCTACCAATTGCTTGAGCATACCAAGTCGGCCACTGAGACCATCGTAAAGACAGACTCTCCCAATGTAGACCTCATACCCTCGCATATAGACCTCGTAGCCATCGAAATCGAATTGGTCGATAAAGACCGACGGGAATATATGATGAAGCAGGCTATCGGAGAGCTTAGGAATTCCTACGACTATATTCTTATCGACTGCGCACCTTCTTTAGGGCTACTTACCTTGAACGCGCTTACTGCAGCTGATTCCGTTATCATTCCAATACAGTGCGAATATTTTGCATTGGAGGGCTTGGGCAAACTGCTGAATACCATAAAGAGCATCCAAAAAATACACAATCCCGAGCTTGATATCGAGGGAATGCTGCTCACCATGTTCGATTCCCGCTTGCGCCTATCGAACCAGGTGGTCGAAGAAGTACGTAAACATTTTGCCGATATGGTGTTCGATACCATTATTCAACGTAATGTACGTTTGAGCGAGGCACCAAGTTATGGCGAAAGCATTATTAAATACGATGCAAGCAGTAAGGGTGCCAAAAATTATTTGAATCTTGCCAACGAAATGATGGTACGAAACAAGGAAAAAGTGTAA
- a CDS encoding FtsB family cell division protein, with product MGWKNFRQSKWFSVAAIFSSIYVIVLTGFVIWMVFFDTNSLLIHRELNQEIEKLEKKREFLKVEIEKDKKVIERLSDPEELEKFAREKYYLKKKDEEIYLIEYEDSLKTKQ from the coding sequence ATGGGTTGGAAGAATTTCAGGCAAAGTAAATGGTTCTCGGTGGCCGCTATCTTCAGCAGTATTTATGTTATCGTTTTGACCGGTTTTGTGATATGGATGGTCTTTTTCGACACCAACTCCTTGCTGATACATAGGGAGCTGAACCAAGAAATCGAAAAATTGGAAAAAAAGCGTGAGTTTTTAAAAGTCGAAATCGAAAAGGACAAGAAAGTCATCGAAAGACTCTCCGACCCCGAGGAGCTCGAAAAATTTGCACGGGAGAAGTACTATCTGAAAAAGAAAGACGAAGAAATCTATCTTATCGAATATGAGGATAGTCTGAAAACAAAACAGTGA
- a CDS encoding multidrug effflux MFS transporter — MQNEQVKPDFEFIALMASLMSIVALAIDAVLPALTEIGQAINTPDPTDHQLLITMIFLGLGVGQLFFGPLSDSYGRKSIVYFGFVLFIIASAICIFAPSLEIMLLGRVLQGIALSAPRTMSISIIRDTYSGDYMARVMSFVTAFFILVPVVAPLIGKWILDAFGWEAIFYSQLFFGLLVALWFWRRQGETLKPEFKIPFRLSVFQSGFKEFMKYRESVAFTLVSGLVTGAFLVYLSAAQHVFEKQYRMPDEFPYIFAALAISIGLATFMNGTLVLRIGMRKLALIALLAFCFSAVLYCALYYDSSNPSIWILIPFLCIQFFGLGFLWGNFRAIAMEPLGHIAGIGAAINGFFSTVISVPITIFIGNFIADTVWPMFAGLALCGLLALAIMLVVRKPKVVKSPITP; from the coding sequence ATGCAAAACGAGCAGGTAAAACCGGACTTTGAGTTTATTGCGTTAATGGCGTCTTTGATGAGTATCGTGGCCTTGGCCATTGATGCCGTTCTTCCGGCATTGACCGAAATAGGTCAGGCGATCAACACACCCGATCCTACAGATCATCAACTGCTCATTACCATGATTTTTTTAGGTTTGGGAGTAGGTCAATTGTTTTTCGGGCCTTTGTCGGATAGCTATGGAAGAAAATCAATCGTATATTTCGGTTTCGTACTATTTATCATCGCCAGTGCTATCTGTATTTTCGCTCCATCGTTGGAAATCATGTTACTTGGTCGGGTTTTACAGGGTATCGCACTTTCGGCTCCTCGAACCATGTCTATTTCCATTATAAGGGATACCTACAGTGGGGATTATATGGCCAGGGTCATGTCGTTCGTGACGGCCTTTTTTATTTTGGTTCCCGTAGTCGCCCCTCTGATCGGAAAATGGATTCTGGATGCGTTCGGATGGGAAGCGATTTTCTACTCCCAACTGTTTTTTGGACTATTGGTCGCGTTATGGTTTTGGAGACGGCAGGGCGAAACCTTAAAGCCTGAATTCAAGATTCCATTTCGGTTAAGTGTATTTCAAAGTGGATTCAAGGAATTTATGAAGTATCGGGAATCCGTTGCTTTCACTTTGGTTTCCGGTTTGGTCACGGGCGCGTTTTTGGTATACCTGAGTGCTGCCCAGCATGTGTTCGAAAAGCAATATCGGATGCCGGACGAATTCCCGTATATCTTTGCGGCCTTGGCCATTTCAATAGGCTTGGCTACTTTCATGAACGGAACTTTGGTGTTGCGCATAGGTATGCGAAAATTAGCTCTTATAGCCCTATTGGCCTTTTGCTTTTCTGCGGTGCTTTACTGTGCCCTGTACTATGACTCTAGCAATCCTAGTATTTGGATCTTGATACCCTTTTTATGTATTCAATTTTTCGGTCTAGGTTTTTTATGGGGTAATTTTCGCGCCATCGCTATGGAACCGCTGGGGCATATCGCCGGCATCGGTGCTGCCATCAATGGCTTCTTTTCTACGGTAATTTCGGTGCCGATCACCATCTTTATCGGTAATTTTATTGCGGACACCGTTTGGCCCATGTTCGCCGGGTTGGCATTATGCGGACTCCTGGCTTTGGCGATCATGTTGGTGGTCAGGAAACCCAAGGTAGTCAAGAGCCCCATAACTCCTTGA